A genomic segment from Thermostichus lividus PCC 6715 encodes:
- a CDS encoding iron uptake porin, giving the protein MSRIVLGLALASPIFVLGTLTSAATAADSSLTTISATEFQVPTPGAQPLTTLPTTSELIAQNRRTAAPMPSVAELESGPVIAPAASQPQERSLGIQRNLPQVTSVNQLSDVRPTDWAYQALASLVEKYGCIAGYPDGTFRGNRAATRYELAAALNACLDVISDRFATKEDLATLQKLMQEFANELALVKGRVTNLEGRVANLEATQFATITKLSATVIFNVSDVLTNDRAVAPGLINPGLTVDDNPVVNQRTRINFDTSFYGKDRLRLRLQSANIVSYAGLTGTNMGRLGYDGTSANAFTLQKGFYSFPVATRGFMVLDFVGGEFNDNVFTFNPLLQSGDTGALSRFGRFNPIYRAGNAAAAAGVTFKYDVVQNKERGTGVTLNVGYLAPTSGNPFRNARNPGGFNNAVGNTNGFFNGAYAALAQVDVRPVKNVALGLTYVRSFGLDPFGGTGSTGNFSAANPTRIGFANSTADTLGFQFTYRPIQKFNIAGWVGYSSVNGVQNNFDYPTRANSAEVLNWAVTLASPDLWNKGDVLGFIFGQPPQTISLSNTFVANLPAPLPAAPVSRTAFNSFHLEGFYRFAVMPNISITPGIIAIINPNSNSNNDPIVVGAVRTTFSF; this is encoded by the coding sequence ATGTCTCGTATTGTTTTAGGCTTGGCCTTGGCCTCGCCGATTTTCGTATTGGGAACGCTCACCAGTGCAGCCACCGCTGCCGATAGTTCTTTGACGACTATCAGCGCCACAGAGTTTCAAGTCCCCACCCCTGGGGCGCAACCCCTAACAACGTTGCCCACAACCTCTGAGCTAATTGCCCAAAATCGGCGTACGGCGGCTCCCATGCCCTCGGTAGCAGAACTAGAATCTGGGCCAGTTATTGCCCCCGCCGCATCCCAGCCACAGGAGCGGAGCTTGGGTATCCAGCGCAACTTACCCCAAGTGACCTCGGTTAACCAACTTTCAGATGTACGCCCGACCGACTGGGCCTACCAAGCCTTAGCCTCCTTGGTTGAAAAATATGGCTGTATTGCAGGCTATCCAGACGGCACCTTCCGTGGGAACCGCGCCGCGACTCGCTATGAGCTGGCTGCTGCTCTGAATGCTTGCCTCGATGTGATTAGCGATCGCTTTGCGACGAAGGAAGACCTCGCCACCCTGCAAAAACTGATGCAGGAATTTGCCAACGAACTGGCACTCGTGAAAGGTCGGGTCACCAACCTAGAAGGCCGGGTTGCCAACCTAGAAGCCACTCAGTTTGCCACCATAACCAAACTGAGCGCCACTGTCATCTTCAACGTGTCGGATGTGCTGACGAATGACCGTGCCGTAGCCCCCGGACTGATTAACCCCGGGCTAACCGTTGACGACAACCCTGTTGTTAACCAACGAACCCGTATTAACTTTGATACGAGCTTTTACGGCAAAGACCGCCTGCGCCTGCGTTTGCAGTCAGCAAACATTGTGAGCTATGCGGGTTTGACTGGCACGAACATGGGGCGGTTAGGATATGACGGCACCTCAGCTAATGCCTTTACCCTACAAAAAGGGTTTTACAGCTTCCCTGTAGCGACTCGTGGCTTCATGGTGCTGGACTTTGTGGGGGGTGAGTTTAACGACAACGTATTCACCTTTAACCCGCTACTGCAATCCGGCGATACGGGTGCGCTGTCTCGCTTTGGTCGCTTTAACCCCATCTATCGCGCAGGAAATGCCGCGGCCGCAGCGGGGGTTACCTTTAAGTACGATGTCGTGCAAAACAAAGAGCGGGGAACTGGGGTGACCCTAAACGTGGGGTATCTTGCCCCCACCTCTGGTAATCCTTTCCGCAATGCCCGCAATCCTGGAGGTTTCAATAACGCGGTAGGGAATACCAACGGTTTCTTTAATGGTGCCTATGCCGCGCTGGCACAAGTGGATGTGCGCCCGGTCAAAAATGTGGCTCTTGGCTTAACCTATGTGCGCTCTTTTGGTCTTGATCCCTTTGGCGGTACCGGCAGCACAGGGAACTTCTCAGCAGCTAACCCAACCCGTATTGGCTTTGCCAACAGCACAGCAGACACGTTAGGGTTCCAGTTTACCTATCGCCCGATTCAGAAGTTTAACATTGCTGGTTGGGTCGGCTATTCGAGTGTGAATGGTGTACAAAACAACTTTGACTATCCGACTCGTGCCAACAGCGCTGAAGTGTTGAACTGGGCGGTTACGCTTGCTTCTCCAGATCTATGGAATAAAGGGGATGTGTTGGGCTTTATCTTTGGTCAGCCACCGCAAACGATTAGCCTGAGCAACACCTTCGTCGCTAATTTGCCTGCGCCTTTACCGGCAGCGCCAGTGAGTCGTACGGCGTTCAACTCGTTCCACTTAGAAGGATTCTACCGGTTTGCAGTGATGCCGAATATCTCGATTACTCCCGGTATCATTGCCATTATTAACCCCAATAGTAACTCCAACAACGATCCTATTGTTGTCGGGGCAGTGCGAACCACCTTTAGTTTCTAG
- a CDS encoding DUF3685 domain-containing protein, producing MTSTPTPSPPSVGLLLVEGEEVVRLGLTVGIRQQLGVEPLVFTNGNDLITYLGTAPLESDRQPWLLLCDAQTTVNDAVTPWLWQWIKRHYPNLRVILTVRPAALELVQPAQQAGVEGIYPRQIALSELVAGIVAITQGEIIHTLTPPDPPLKALFPNPFNRWRYQLLQEGLMEMDTWLRALDQHLGQASLGSLERLICEGRHREIRAARWLVARFLPQPSAPPPPVHLNLPQPTVELRATLVDRCLERTKSDLLNFTSRPLELDVLRVPQRRELLYTVVQQWDAFVRTLQATSPNQDFLQHRRDRLLRDLWEQSLREFFSPYRYLDLGGDRDLIDTLLADADVVVDVFLTPLPLVPEFLAHLLWQHPLNINQHTYRYGTPEALDILDVLLDHWLLTLANAIVYPLLNRLCYSAPIQQTFFSAQYISSREMERFRNTLSWHYRWQRWVKEPQNIFESRLVLLRLSDRGIQEFTLTLPRQQELLQLEGIPYALTLALETRDALAPPVRAVVAWVGKGVIYLLTQVIGRGLGLIGRGILQGIGQSVSNSWSTSETKKPPSA from the coding sequence ATGACGAGTACTCCTACACCATCACCCCCCTCCGTTGGCCTGCTCCTTGTGGAAGGGGAGGAGGTGGTGCGACTAGGGCTGACGGTGGGAATTCGCCAGCAGCTTGGGGTTGAACCCTTGGTGTTTACCAATGGCAATGATCTGATCACCTACCTTGGGACAGCGCCTCTGGAGAGCGATCGCCAGCCGTGGTTACTCCTATGCGATGCCCAAACCACCGTGAATGATGCAGTAACACCATGGCTATGGCAGTGGATCAAACGCCATTATCCAAACCTACGGGTCATTCTGACGGTGCGTCCAGCGGCTCTGGAATTGGTGCAGCCCGCCCAACAGGCTGGCGTGGAAGGCATTTACCCCCGCCAGATTGCCCTTAGTGAACTGGTGGCAGGAATAGTAGCCATTACCCAAGGAGAGATCATCCATACCCTGACCCCCCCAGACCCACCGCTGAAAGCGTTGTTTCCTAACCCCTTCAATCGCTGGCGGTACCAATTGCTACAGGAGGGGTTAATGGAAATGGACACATGGCTGAGAGCACTGGATCAGCACCTAGGCCAGGCTAGCCTTGGTTCCCTTGAGCGCCTCATATGCGAAGGGCGACACCGTGAAATTCGTGCCGCTCGCTGGTTAGTTGCCCGCTTTTTACCCCAGCCCAGCGCTCCACCACCGCCCGTGCACCTCAATCTGCCGCAGCCAACGGTGGAATTACGAGCTACACTCGTTGACCGCTGTCTAGAGCGAACCAAGTCAGACTTGCTTAACTTTACCAGCCGCCCCCTCGAACTGGATGTGCTCAGGGTGCCACAACGGCGGGAGTTACTCTATACCGTTGTGCAGCAATGGGATGCGTTCGTGCGGACGCTGCAAGCAACATCCCCGAATCAAGACTTTTTGCAGCACCGGCGCGATCGCCTGCTACGGGATCTGTGGGAGCAGAGCCTACGGGAATTTTTTAGCCCCTACCGTTACCTAGATCTTGGGGGCGATCGCGATCTCATTGACACCTTATTAGCCGATGCCGATGTTGTAGTAGATGTCTTTCTCACGCCGCTGCCCTTAGTACCGGAGTTTCTGGCGCATCTGCTGTGGCAGCATCCCCTCAATATCAATCAGCACACCTACCGCTACGGCACTCCAGAGGCCTTGGACATTCTTGATGTCCTTCTGGATCATTGGCTGCTTACCCTTGCTAATGCTATCGTTTACCCCTTGCTGAATCGCTTGTGCTACAGCGCACCCATCCAGCAAACCTTTTTTAGTGCTCAGTACATTTCTAGCCGCGAAATGGAACGCTTCCGTAACACCCTCTCTTGGCACTACCGGTGGCAGCGGTGGGTCAAAGAACCCCAAAACATCTTTGAAAGCCGGCTGGTGCTGCTGCGCCTGAGCGATCGCGGCATTCAGGAATTTACCCTCACCCTCCCACGGCAACAGGAACTGCTACAACTCGAAGGCATTCCCTACGCCCTCACCCTTGCCCTAGAAACCCGGGATGCCCTTGCGCCACCAGTGCGTGCTGTGGTCGCTTGGGTGGGCAAAGGGGTCATTTACCTACTGACCCAAGTCATTGGCCGCGGGCTAGGACTGATTGGCCGGGGGATTTTACAAGGCATTGGCCAGTCCGTCAGCAATAGCTGGAGCACCTCCGAAACAAAGAAACCCCCCTCAGCTTAA
- a CDS encoding RNA-guided endonuclease InsQ/TnpB family protein, with protein sequence MFGCQQVLLNPNNELKGVMEFVCSEANKLTNQGIYYARQLHFKTGQWIGKHSLSYEYKTSKHFQALYSQAAQQTLISVYESFKSYRALLKLWQGGELAEKPKMPNYRKKGGLAVVSYPKQALKLVDGMIRVPLGQLVKVWFQIDSFTVPMPSNLKFEDIKELRILPRNGCFYTEFVYRLKPVQIDVDPMRVLGIDSGLNNWLTCVSNVGTSFIVDGLHLKSLNRWYNKQIAKLKEGKPQGFWSKRLAQLTEKRNRQIRDAVNKAARIVIDHCTRNRIGRIVFGWNPRQKDGSNLGKKTNQKFVQIPTARLKERIAQLAEQYGIEFVETEESYTSQASFVDGDFLPTFGEKPDSWKSSGKRTKRGLFRTAQNWYINADCNGAANILRKVATMLGLSLSGVGRGSLTAPTRIKLWVTAQGKSEATRLQPVA encoded by the coding sequence ATGTTTGGATGTCAGCAAGTTTTGCTCAACCCCAATAACGAACTTAAGGGGGTGATGGAATTTGTCTGCTCTGAGGCAAACAAGCTAACCAATCAGGGCATCTACTATGCTCGTCAACTGCACTTTAAGACCGGGCAGTGGATTGGCAAGCATAGCCTGAGTTACGAATACAAGACCAGTAAGCACTTCCAAGCTCTTTACTCCCAGGCTGCACAGCAAACCTTGATTTCGGTCTACGAGTCGTTTAAGTCCTACCGAGCATTGTTGAAACTGTGGCAAGGTGGAGAACTGGCAGAGAAACCCAAGATGCCAAATTACCGCAAGAAGGGAGGGTTGGCAGTAGTCAGCTATCCCAAACAAGCGCTGAAGTTGGTTGATGGGATGATCCGGGTTCCGCTGGGGCAGTTAGTGAAAGTGTGGTTTCAGATTGATTCGTTTACTGTCCCCATGCCCTCCAATCTCAAATTTGAGGACATCAAGGAACTGCGGATTCTGCCGCGCAATGGGTGTTTCTACACTGAGTTTGTCTATCGTCTGAAACCTGTTCAGATTGATGTAGACCCGATGCGGGTGCTGGGCATCGATTCGGGATTAAACAACTGGCTCACCTGCGTCAGCAATGTGGGAACCAGCTTCATTGTGGATGGACTGCACCTGAAATCGTTGAACCGCTGGTACAACAAGCAAATTGCCAAGCTGAAAGAAGGTAAGCCTCAAGGCTTTTGGTCAAAGCGACTGGCACAACTCACTGAGAAGCGCAATCGGCAGATACGTGATGCAGTGAACAAAGCGGCTAGGATTGTAATTGACCATTGCACCCGTAACCGGATTGGTCGGATTGTATTTGGCTGGAACCCGCGGCAAAAGGACGGTTCCAACCTGGGCAAGAAGACCAATCAGAAGTTTGTGCAGATCCCAACTGCGAGACTGAAAGAGCGGATTGCTCAGTTAGCGGAGCAGTACGGGATAGAGTTTGTTGAAACTGAGGAGTCGTATACCTCTCAAGCATCGTTTGTGGATGGTGACTTTTTGCCGACATTCGGTGAAAAACCTGATAGCTGGAAGTCATCGGGGAAGCGGACGAAGCGAGGCTTGTTCAGGACTGCTCAGAATTGGTACATCAACGCGGATTGTAATGGCGCTGCCAACATCCTGCGTAAAGTAGCGACGATGCTTGGATTGAGTCTGAGCGGAGTTGGTAGGGGGTCTTTGACTGCCCCCACCCGCATTAAGTTGTGGGTGACAGCTCAAGGGAAAAGCGAAGCAACGCGGCTTCAGCCCGTTGCGTAG